In Castanea sativa cultivar Marrone di Chiusa Pesio chromosome 6, ASM4071231v1, a single window of DNA contains:
- the LOC142639148 gene encoding akuammiline synthase 2-like translates to MMKVEVTIISKETIKPSSPTLHHLKPYKLTLLDQVTPATYVPTVFFYPMTNLKPDMSQIIAQLKTSLSDTLNIFYPFSGNIKDNLFIHEFDTGVLFLEARVNCSMSEFLKHLETDSLSLFVPYHAFCKETNTTIGQMAVQLNLFDCGGIAIGLSCSHKVADATTASIFLHSWAATFTRSPEKVIHPNFSEGSIMFPPRDSLPQKYITTMDNLWFKEGDYVTRRFVFHEKAIATLRSKAKSELVPKPTRTEALACFIWKHCMAASKAKSVGPKNKSMTILVQAVNLRTRMKPHLSDASTGNIFWWAPAAADLAMEEKELHELVDLVNESIAGFDSDSAESLQGDEGFLAFSNYFDQLEDMFSAEPKPDVCAFTCWLRFFNDIDFG, encoded by the coding sequence ATGATGAAGGTTGAGGTCACTATCATTTCAAAAGAAACAATCAAACCATCTTCACCAACATTGCACCATCTGAAACCCTACAAACTCACCCTCTTGGATCAGGTCACTCCTGCAACTTATGTTCCGACAGTCTTCTTCTACCCCATGACCAATCTCAAGCCAGACATGTCCCAAATTATTGCACAGCTTAAAACTTCCCTATCAGACACCCTCAATATCTTTTACCCATTTTCTGGGAACATTAAAGACAACCTTTTCATCCATGAATTTGACACTGGTGTTCTCTTTCTGGAAGCTCGTGTTAATTGTTCCATGTCCGAGTTCCTTAAGCACCTAGAAACAGACTCATTGAGTCTATTTGTTCCATACCATGCCTTTTGCAAGGAAACAAATACTACTATAGGTCAAATGGCTGTTCAATTGAACCTCTTTGATTGTGGTGGAATAGCAATCGGCTTGAGCTGCTCACATAAGGTTGCAGATGCAACAACTGCGAGTATTTTCCTTCATTCTTGGGCTGCCACCTTTACTAGGTCTCCAGAAAAAGTTATACATCCAAATTTCTCTGAAGGATCAATCATGTTTCCACCAAGAGATTCACTTCCACAAAAGTATATAACTACAATGGATAACTTGTGGTTTAAAGAAGGTGATTATGTTACGAGAAGGTTTGTGTTCCATGAAAAAGCAATAGCCACTCTAAGGTCCAAAGCGAAAAGCGAACTAGTTCCAAAACCAACACGCACTGAGGCATTGGCATGTTTCATTTGGAAACACTGCATGGCAGCTTCTAAAGCCAAATCAGTTGGGCCGAAAAATAAATCCATGACCATACTGGTCCAAGCAGTGAACTTGAGGACACGAATGAAGCCACACTTGTCAGATGCATCTACTGGAAATATATTTTGGTGGGCACCCGCTGCAGCTGATTTGGCTATGGAAGAGAAAGAGCTGCATGAATTGGTGGACCTTGTAAACGAATCCATCGCAGGGTTTGATAGCGATAGTGCGGAAAGTTTGCAAGGAGATGAAGGTTTTTTGGCTTTCTCCAATTACTTTGACCAATTAGAAGATATGTTTTCTGCAGAGCCAAAACCAGATGTTTGTGCGTTTACATGCTGGCTTAGGTTTTTTAACGATATTGATTTTGGCTGA